Proteins co-encoded in one Cydia strobilella chromosome 14, ilCydStro3.1, whole genome shotgun sequence genomic window:
- the LOC134747075 gene encoding uncharacterized protein LOC134747075, protein MTRRNRCSDSARRYPHFGRKMLLYGLLKLKEDIPLDVLATIADRVHEVVVPAVQAPHVAATSSRTTSHTTMTQGSSELERQVAALTQQVATLMAERHTGRRSRSRSTQNWRYRNRSRSRSGKQNPDHCWYHNCFGNNAKKCEDPCSYSKGNSNGSR, encoded by the exons ATGACGAGGCGAAATCGGTGTTCCGACTCAGCGCGAAGATACCCCCATTTTGGCCGAAAGATGCTGCTTTATGGTTTGCTCAAATTGAAG GAGGATATTCCGTTGGACGTGCTGGCAACGATAGCAGACAGGGTGCACGAGGTCGTCGTCCCAGCAGTACAAGCACCGCACGTCGCGGCTACCAGCAGCCGTACAACGTCACACACAACCATGACGCAAGGTAGCAGTGAACTGGAAAGGCAAGTAGCAGCACTGACCCAGCAGGTAGCAACATTGATGGCAGAAAGGCACACCGGTCGCCGCAGTCGTTCTCGCAGCACCCAGAACTGGAGGTATCGCAACCGTTCTCGCTCTCGCTCAGGCAAGCAGAATCCTGACCACTGTTGGTACCATAACTGTTTCGGAAATAACGCGAAGAAATGCGAAGATCCTTGTTCTTACAGCAAGGGAAACTCCAACGGCAGTCGCTAA
- the LOC134747441 gene encoding uncharacterized protein LOC134747441: MAGALAYTASFSHYADGTPVSPTLSNTAELVAFLDDLFDSVNDSSTHHKRTKGKKLRSAVTDNSEHHAFWQKAIRILENMKFKDSITGKLTTRPDCLKNWIITLKSYQRLWQVLKNKNINIMRPRYFNSDAIDFFFGRVRSYNARNNDPTCHAFECTFKSLLITNLINFHENTYNCEEDCAEQVIKIQSLFLHSEYPSAMNAPVHMTANPVDSASSSSSTPGVRDDDAEQLWIQASRERLNVHSRAYTAGWVTRKLLKTLKCKDCEKDLTSEKTNIHKWISQREYNIITKNKLTYPAEHVVRAYGNIVKETNAYLEHNSHKNNIKKQITENVMSKYAFEFTKCETHRDTARQSFISIAVTLCIFNWCNIINRILRGTDISRLDLKNLPPIQAQAYDIFKKRLKNKSLRLQPSA, from the exons ATGGCAGGAGCTTTAGCCTACACAGCTTCATTTT CGCACTACGCGGATGGAACGCCGGTGAGCCCGACGCTGAGCAACACGGCGGAGCTGGTGGCCTTCCTCGACGACCTGTTCGACAGCGTCAACGATTCCAGCACTCACCACAAGCGCACTAAGGGGAAGAAGTTACGCTCTGCCGTAACCGACAACTCCGAACATCACGCTTTCTGGCAAAAGGCCATAAGGATCCTAGAAAACATGAAATTCAAAGATAGTATTACCGGCAAATTGACAACGAGACCAGattgtttaaaaaattggataataacattaaaaagttaCCAAAGGCTGTGGCAGgtcttgaaaaataaaaatataaacataatgcGTCCGCGCTATTTCAATTCCGACgcgatagattttttttttggtagagTGCGATCCTACAACGCCAGAAATAACGACCCGACCTGCCACGCCTTTGAGTGTACTTTTAAATCATTGTtaataacaaatttaataaattttcacGAAAATACATACAACTGTGAAGAAGACTGTGCCGAGCAAGTCATTAAAATTCAATCTTTGTTTCTGCACAGCGAATACCCCAGTGCAATGAATGCACCAGTCCATATGACTGCCAATCCAGTTGATTCTGCGTCGTCCTCATCATCGACCCCAGGAGTTCGTGACGATGACGCAGAACAACTATGGATTCAAGCTTCTCGGGAGCGTTTAAATGTACACTCACGGGCATATACCGCGGGATGGGTCACCAGAAAACTGTTGAAAACACTCAAATGTAAAGATTGCGAAAAAGATTTAACCAGCGAAAAAACAAATATCCATAAATGGATATCGCAACGggaatacaatattataacaaaaaataaattgaccTATCCCGCGGAACATGTTGTGAGGGCTTATGGCAACATTGTCAAGGAAACAAATGCATATTTGGAACATAATTcccataaaaataatataaaaaaacaaataaccgAAAACGTAATGTCCAAATATGCATTTGAATTCACCAAATGTGAAACGCACCGAGATACTGCAAGGCAGTCATTTATTTCAATAGCTGTTACATTATGCATCTTTAACTGGTGCAATATAATTAATAGAATATTAAGAGGAACCGATATTTCCAGATTGGATCTTAAAAACTTGCCTCCTATACAAGCACAAGCATATGACATTTTTAAGaaacgattaaaaaataaatccct ACGCCTGCAACCTTCTGCCTAG
- the LOC134747440 gene encoding uncharacterized protein LOC134747440: MPAAMSASSAISAEQACIAVTEPSTEQTPENPDIVLASGVQAQDTKKETPGTVKWVCRTRLVSNVDNLSPECKELYNHYKKAKHQVNYLKRAKMASKLSKEASFQQLVSEMNSVAKKFLWMQIKLCTKKKQGRRFSLEEKVIALSIMKQSPKCYRFLQRIFILPSKTTLNNLLTNVNIEAGINPQVFNVIKREVSKWPKAKRMCTIIFDEMKLEAGVHYSRKQDKIDGFVELSEKTNKLADHALAFIIKGAVYKWQQPMAFYFSKGAASWPQMKVIIKEIGAAVVDAGLQPSFGQRSGLLISNRL, translated from the exons ATGCCAGCGGCCA TGTCTGCCTCCTCAGCGATCTCCGCTGAACAGGCCTGCATTGCTGTAACAGAGCCGTCAACTGAACAAACTCCAGAGAATCCAG ATATCGTACTAGCATCAGGCGTTCAAGCCCAAGACACGAAGAAAGAAACGCCGGGAACTGTTAAATGGGTTTGTCGCACACGCCTCGTGTCAAACGTTGACAACCTGTCGCCAGAATGCAAGGAGTTGTATAACCACTATAAGAAAGCTAAACACCAAGTAAACTACTTAAAACGAGCCAAGATGGCTTCGAAGCTATCAAAGGAGGCGTCGTTTCAACAATTAGTGTCAGAAATGAATTCAGTGGCAAAGAAGTTTCTCTGGATGCAAATTAAACTATGCACTAAGAAAAAACAAGGAAGGAGATTTAGCCTGGAGGAGAAAGTGATTGCTCTGTCGATAATGAAACAAAGCCCAAAGTGTTACAGATTTCTTCAGAGAATATTCATTTTACCAAGCAAGACAACACTAAATAATTTGCTGACAAATGTGAACATCGAAGCTGGAATTAATCCTCAAGTTTTCAATGTTATTAAACGAGAG GTCAGCAAATGGCCTAAAGCCAAACGAATGTGCACGATTATATTTGATGAGATGAAATTGGAAGCTGGAGTCCATTATTCCAGAAAACAAGACAAAATCGATGGGTTTGTGGAGTTATCCGAGAAGACCAATAAATTGGCCGATCACGCGTTAGCTTTTATAATAAAAGGCGCGGTTTATAAATGGCAGCAACCGATGGCCTTTTACTTCTCGAAAGGTGCCGCGTCGTGGCCGCAGATGAAGGTCATCATTAAAGAAATAGGGGCGGCCGTGGTCGACGCGGGGCTCCAACCTAGCTTTGGTCAGCGATCAGGGCTCCTCATTTCAAACCGCCTTTAA
- the LOC134747074 gene encoding uncharacterized protein LOC134747074: MPNNYKRKTDRGEVSIEIYKLAAEEVTLRGKSLRDAAKSYNLNYSSLYRFLQKKKKNNDMPVTMGYVHNSIFTPEEEQTLAEYFVNCAAANYGLSTKDARRLAYQLAKKYNKKFPPTWESNEMAGEVWLRLYMQRHPSLSLRAPQATSLARATSFNEANVKLFFDNYTQLLDKHKFSASDIWNMDETGVTTVQKPNRVIARRGDKQVSAMTSAERRTLVTVALAVNAIGNHLPPMFIFPRKRFQDHFIRDGPVGSVGSGNASGWMQEEDFHVFLQHFHGHARSSPDKKALLILDNHSSHVAVNNITFCKDNGIVLLTFPPHCTHKLQPLDRAVFGPLKKAINTSEDSWMRTNPARTMTIYDVPGIVKTAMDVAVTGRNITSGFSACGIWPLNPNIFTAQDFLPSQVTDRPLNEMHPRATENQGAETRPTLADPVASTSTNSAPDETSVPRNSTVLEHDSPLPQPTHSRHANMPTPPPVVDATQLNHEPEETVSSMSESGVDTSAARPNHELGEPIPSGSNVTASDKTPVKIFTPEIIRPLPKALPRKCTQNRRKVKSAILTDTPEKEALEAIEANRKLKNVKKRVLNDSKQLNITSNKKKATNQNKRPTKNKKKQTRKSDSENDDDDCLCLCCLESYKNSRPNEEWVQCMECKGWAHAECTTGELNYICQNCLSD, from the coding sequence atgcCGAACAATTACAAGCGCAAGACGGATAGAGGCGAAGTAAGCatcgaaatatataaattggCCGCCGAGGAGGTTACTTTGAGAGGAAAAAGTCTTCGAGATGCTGCAAAATCGTATAACTTAAATTATTCTTCGTTGTACCGtttccttcagaaaaaaaagaagaacAATGACATGCCTGTCACAATGGGGTATGTACATAACTCTATATTTACTCCTGAGGAAGAACAAACATTGGCCgaatattttgtaaattgtgCAGCAGCTAATTATGGACTGAGTACTAAAGATGCCAGGCGACTGGCTTATCAACTCGCTAAAAAGTACAATAAGAAATTTCCGCCTACTTGGGAAAGCAATGAGATGGCAGGAGAAGTATGGTTGAGGCTTTATATGCAACGTCATCCTTCACTCTCTTTGCGAGCTCCTCAAGCGACCAGCCTTGCTAGGGCCACCAGCTTCAACGAAGCAAATGTGAAATTGTTTTTCGACAATTACACGCAGCTGTTGGATAAGCATAAATTTTCAGCCTCTGATATTTGGAATATGGACGAAACAGGTGTTACAACAGTCCAAAAACCCAATAGAGTCATCGCTCGCAGAGGGGACAAACAAGTTAGCGCGATGACATCAGCCGAGAGACGAACGTTAGTAACAGTGGCCCTAGCTGTAAATGCTATAGGAAATCATCTCCCGCCAATGTTTATATTCCCCAGAAAGCGATTTCAGGATCACTTCATACGGGATGGACCAGTTGGTAGCGTAGGGTCTGGTAACGCCTCGGGATGGATGCAAGAAGAGGATTTTCATGTTTTTCTGCAACATTTTCACGGGCATGCTCGGTCGTCACCCGATAAAAAAGCGTTGTTGATTCTCGACAATCACAGCTCTCACGTCGCCGTGAATAACATTACATTCTGCAAGGATAACGGGATAGTATTGTTAACATTTCCCCCACACTGCACGCATAAGTTGCAACCCTTAGATCGTGCTGTATTCGGCCCATTGAAAAAAGCAATAAATACCTCTGAAGATAGCTGGATGCGCACCAACCCAGCAAGAACGATGACGATATATGATGTGCCTGGAATAGTAAAAACAGCCATGGATGTTGCAGTCACAGGAAGAAATATAACGTCAGGTTTTTCAGCATGTGGTATCTGGCCCTTGAATCCAAATATTTTCACAGCGCAAGACTTCTTACCAAGTCAAGTTACCGATCGTCCCTTAAACGAAATGCACCCCAGAGCAACGGAAAACCAAGGGGCAGAAACTAGGCCAACGCTCGCGGATCCAGTAGCAAGCACCTCCACAAATTCTGCTCCTGATGAGACTTCAGTTCCGAGGAATAGTACTGTGTTAGAACATGATTCCCCATTGCCTCAACCCACTCACAGCAGACACGCAAATATGCCTACTCCTCCTCCAGTCGTAGATGCAACTCAGCTAAACCATGAACCAGAAGAAACTGTTTCTTCTATGTCCGAATCTGGTGTGGATACTAGTGCTGCTCGACCCAACCACGAACTTGGTGAGCCTATTCCTTCTGGATCAAATGTTACTGCTTCGGATAAGACTCCAGTCAAAATATTTACACCCGAGATTATTAGACCTTTACCCAAAGCTTTACCACGAAAATGTACGCAGAACAGACGTAAAGTTAAGTCAGCTATATTAACGGACACGCCGGAAAAAGAAGCACTTGAAGCCATTGAAGCAAACAGGAAATTAAAGAACGTCAAGAAAcgagttttaaatgattcaaaGCAATTAAATATCACATCTAATAAAAAGAAAGCTACTAATCAAAATAAAAGGCCTacgaaaaacaaaaagaaacaaacaCGAAAATCTGACAGCGAaaacgatgatgatgattgtttgtGCCTATGCTGTTTAGagtcatataaaaatagtagaCCCAACGAGGAATGGGTGCAGTGTATGGAGTGCAAAGGTTGGGCTCATGCAGAATGCACAACTGGCGAACTAAATTATATCTGCCAAAACTGTTTATCTGATTGA